In Juglans regia cultivar Chandler chromosome 13, Walnut 2.0, whole genome shotgun sequence, the following proteins share a genomic window:
- the LOC118344213 gene encoding uncharacterized protein LOC118344213, with translation MAPRGRRPRVPPSENNTVQDDNSEVLAAAATRFFQRMVNGDMVVGRTTQVGCTLEQFSHQHPPTFDGRLNSLDAESWIERMEQIFEVLYCTDDQKVKYATYHLTDMANKWWKSTRALVQLELGEAVPITWEYFKKIFLDHFFPQTLQESRARQFMDLTQGSMTVAQYATTFMELSRFASYLIPDEEKKAEKFERGLNRRIRERDNGQRPREGETGWLPLCGKCSKRHAGKCLLGTGACFKCGKEGHHLRDCPGKNIATTQATRDGQKNMAPARVFSLVQLRDTDVSANENTGNYFP, from the exons ATGGCACCTCGTGGAAGAAGACCACGCGTACCCCCCTCTGAGAACAATACCGTACAAGATGATAATTCAGAAGTACTCGCTGCTGCAGCGACACGTTTCTTTCAAAggatggtcaatggtgatatgGTGGTAGGTAGAACCACACAAGTAGGATGCACATTAGAACAGTTCTCCCACCAGCACCCACCTACTTTCGATGGTAGATTGAATTCCTTAGACGCGGAAAGCTGGATTGAACGTATGGAGCAAATTTTCGAAGTGCTTTACTGCACGGATGATCAGAAGGTGAAATATGCCACTTACCATTTGACTGACATGGCAAACAAATGGTGGAAGTCGACTCGGGCTTTGGTTCAGTTGGAATTGGGGGAAGCAGTCCCCATTACTTGGGaatatttcaagaaaatctttttggaCCACTTCTTTCCGCAAACCCTTCAGGAGTCGAGAGCTCGCCAGTTTATGGATCTTACTCAAGGATCAATGACGGTAGCACAGTATGCTACGACATTCATGGAGCTTTCCCGTTTTGCCAGTTACTTAATtccagatgaggaaaagaaagctgaaaagtttGAGCGCGGTCTGAATCGCAGGATTAGGGAGCGT GATAATGGACAACGGCCACGAGAGGGCGAGACAGGATGGCTTCCCCTATGTGGAAAGTGTAGTAAGAGGCATGCAGGGAAATGTTTGTTGGGAACCGGAGCATGTTTCAAGTGTGGGAAGGAAGGACACCATCTTCGAGACTGTCCTGGGAAGAACATAGCTACTACTCAAGCTACAAGAGATGGACAGAAGAATATGGCACCAGCTCGAGTTTTCTCCTTGGTACAGTTGCGTGACACCGATGTGTCCGCCAATGAGAACACTGGTAActattttccttaa